From Pseudorca crassidens isolate mPseCra1 chromosome 15, mPseCra1.hap1, whole genome shotgun sequence, one genomic window encodes:
- the BRAT1 gene encoding BRCA1-associated ATM activator 1 isoform X1: protein MDPECSRLLPALCAVLADPGQPVADDTCLEKLLDWFTAVTEAGSSLLLLQENPCLVELLFHVLKSQDLSSRILSFSLRLAGIFAAQENCFQYLQQGELLPMLFGEVGPLGGAAWTAPTVRSGWIQGLRTLAQHPSALRFLAACGAVDTIFSLQGDPSLFVASAAGQLLVHILDLAMRGPAEGHRSPQACDWPACAQKIVGHIEDSLCSTAVPQVTQALSVLTTAFGHCHGLWTQGLWVRLSPLVARLLEKDPVPASHSLVDLLLSVARSAPSSYRGLWETLAQTLSHLSPTQAGPLALGILKLQDCPQALRTQAFGILLQPLACVLETAAQAPGLPGLLEGAAGNSMTVDTLLSSKSACVGLLCCALAHLGLLQPLPQRPSPWPQAPLLGAAVTILRLCSGSAAPTSNVGSRLCAILVGCGRVQRAALDFLGALSQGTGPQELVTQVFSVLLEYLVSPESSSMVLKKAFQATLRWLLSSPKTPDCCDLDPHTQLFLRELLPVLQKRLCSPCWEVRDSGLEFLTQMTRHWGGQASFRQALLASEVPELTKQLLRDPESYVRASAVTATGQLSSWGLCATPAGPECPGAQQESLLVELLHILSADSEGFPRRAVMQVFTEWLRDGHADVAEDAERFVAGVLQAASRDLDWEVRAQGLELALVFLEQLLGQRGSHCPYAVALPETAPPGVLAQALQVLCRVQLFEFAFRALFDCDRPVAQKSCDLLLFLRAKAAPCGSPQEAGDSPNVASVEATLQRWQAGEQGQPLGYLEPGAVVALLRSVDLEGLRDTLAESSDHVEKSPQSLLQDMLAAVGVLGENEADCY from the exons GGTCCAGTCTCCTGTTACTACAGGAAAATCCCTGCCTGGTAGAGCTGCTGTTCCACGTGCTGAAATCCCAGGACCTAAGTTCCAGAATCCTCTCCTTCTCACTCCGCCTCGCAGGGATATTTGCAGCCCAGGAAAACTGCTTCCAGTATCTTCAG CAGGGGGAGCTGCTGCCCATGCTCTTTGGGGAGGTGGGCCCCCTCGGAGGAGCGGCCTGGACGGCCCCCACTGTGCGCAGCGGCTGGATCCAGGGCCTGCGCACCCTGGCACAGCATCCTAGCGCCCTGCGCTTCCTCGCCGCCTGTG gtGCAGTTGACACCATCTTCTCCCTGCAGGGAGATCCCAGCCTGTTTGTGGCCTCGGCAGCCGGGCAGCTCCTGGTGCACATTCTGGACTTGGCGATGCGGGGCCCAGCCGAGGGCCACCGCAGTCCGCAGGCTTGTGACTGGCCAGCATGTGCCCAGAAGATCGTGGGTCACATCGAAGActccctgtgctccacagccgTCCCGCAGGTCACACAGGCCCTGAGTGTCCTGACCACTGCGTTCGGGCACTGCCACGGCCTTTGGACGCAAGGCCTTTGGGTGCGGCTGAGCCCCCTCGTGGCCCGCCTGCTCGAGAAAGACCCTGTCCCAGCCTCACACTCGCTCGTGGATCTCCTCCTCAGCGTGGCCCG TTCTGCGCCGAGCTCTTACCGTGGCCTGTGGGAGACTTTGGCCCAGACACTGAGCCACTTGAGCCCCACACAGGCAGGGCCTCTGGCTTTGGGGATCCTGAAACTGCAGGACTG TCCACAGGCGCTGAGGACCCAGGCCTTTGGcatcctcctccagcccctggcctgTGTCCTGGAAACTGCTGCTCAGGCCCCTGGACTCCCAG GCTTGCTGGAGGGGGCCGCAGGCAACTCGATGACGGTGGACACGCTCCTCTCCTCCAAGTCGGCCTGTGTGGGTCTCCTGTGCTGTGCTCTGGCCCACCTGGGGCTGCTGCAGCCGCTG ccccagcgccCCTCGCCCTGGCCGCAGGCGCCCCTGCTTGGGGCTGCGGTGACAATACTGCGGCTCTGCAGTGGCTCAGCGGCCCCCACCTCCAATGTGGGCAGCCGTCTCTGTGCGATCCTGGTGGGCTGTGGCCGGGTCCAGCGAGCTGCCCTGGATTTCCTGGGGGCGCTGTCTCAGGGGACCG GCCCTCAAGAGTTGGTGACGCAGGTGTTTTCCGTCCTCCTGGAGTACCTCGTGAGCCCTGAGTCCAGCTCCATG GTTCTGAAGAAGGCCTTCCAGGCCACACTCAGGTGGCTCCTGAGCTCACCCAAGACCCCCGACTGCTGCGACCTGGACCCCCACACCCAGCTGTTCCTCAGAG AGCTGCTTCCTGTGCTACAGAAGCGCCTGTGCAGCCCCTGCTGGGAGGTAAGGGACTCAGGCCTCGAGTTCCTGACCCAAATGACCAGACACTGGGGAG GGCAGGCCAGCTTCAGACAAGCGCTCCTTGCTTCAGAGGTGCCTGAGCTCACCAAGCAGCTTCTGCGAGACCCTGAGAGTTACGTCCGCGCGAGCGCAGTGACCGCCACAGGGCAGTTGTCTAGCTGGGGGCTGTGTGCCACCCCTGCCGGCCCTGAGTGCCCAGGGGCTCAGCAG GAGAGCCTGCTCGTGGAGCTTCTGCACATCCTCTCCGCAGACTCGGAGGGCTTCCCCCGGAGGGCCGTCATGCAGGTCTTCACTGAGTGGCTGAGGGATGGCCACGCTGATGTAGCTGAAGACGCGGAGCGGTTTGTGGCTGGAGTGCTCCAGGCGGCGAGCAGGGACTTGGACTGGGAGGTGCGGGCCCAGGGCCTCGAGCTGGCACTGGTGTTCCTGGAGCAGTTGCTGGGTCAGCGCGGCTCCCACTGTCCCTATGCCGTGGCCCTGCCCGAGACAGCCCCACCTGGTGTGCTGGCCCAGGCCCTGCAGGTGCTCTGCCGTGTGCAGCTCTTTGAGTTTGCCTTCCGTGCCTTGTTTGACTGTGACCGACCTGTGGCCCAGAAGTCCTGTGATCTTCTCCTATTCCTGAGGGCCAAGGCTGCTCCCTGTGGCAGCCCGCAGGAGGCGGGGGACAGTCCCAACGTGGCCTCTGTGGAGGCCACCCTGCAGAGGTGGCAGGCAGGCGAGCAGGGTCAGCCCCTGGGGTACCTGGAGCCCGGGGCCGTCGTAGCTCTGCTGAGGTCTGTAGACCTGGAGGGCCTTCGGGACACTCTGGCTGAGAGCAGTGACCATGTGGAGAAGAGCCCCCAGTCACTCTTGCAGGACATGCTGGCTGCCGTGGGCGTCCTTGGGGAGAACGAGGCCGACTGCTACTGA
- the BRAT1 gene encoding BRCA1-associated ATM activator 1 isoform X2, with protein sequence MDPECSRLLPALCAVLADPGQPVADDTCLEKLLDWFTAVTEAGSSLLLLQENPCLVELLFHVLKSQDLSSRILSFSLRLAGIFAAQENCFQYLQGELLPMLFGEVGPLGGAAWTAPTVRSGWIQGLRTLAQHPSALRFLAACGAVDTIFSLQGDPSLFVASAAGQLLVHILDLAMRGPAEGHRSPQACDWPACAQKIVGHIEDSLCSTAVPQVTQALSVLTTAFGHCHGLWTQGLWVRLSPLVARLLEKDPVPASHSLVDLLLSVARSAPSSYRGLWETLAQTLSHLSPTQAGPLALGILKLQDCPQALRTQAFGILLQPLACVLETAAQAPGLPGLLEGAAGNSMTVDTLLSSKSACVGLLCCALAHLGLLQPLPQRPSPWPQAPLLGAAVTILRLCSGSAAPTSNVGSRLCAILVGCGRVQRAALDFLGALSQGTGPQELVTQVFSVLLEYLVSPESSSMVLKKAFQATLRWLLSSPKTPDCCDLDPHTQLFLRELLPVLQKRLCSPCWEVRDSGLEFLTQMTRHWGGQASFRQALLASEVPELTKQLLRDPESYVRASAVTATGQLSSWGLCATPAGPECPGAQQESLLVELLHILSADSEGFPRRAVMQVFTEWLRDGHADVAEDAERFVAGVLQAASRDLDWEVRAQGLELALVFLEQLLGQRGSHCPYAVALPETAPPGVLAQALQVLCRVQLFEFAFRALFDCDRPVAQKSCDLLLFLRAKAAPCGSPQEAGDSPNVASVEATLQRWQAGEQGQPLGYLEPGAVVALLRSVDLEGLRDTLAESSDHVEKSPQSLLQDMLAAVGVLGENEADCY encoded by the exons GGTCCAGTCTCCTGTTACTACAGGAAAATCCCTGCCTGGTAGAGCTGCTGTTCCACGTGCTGAAATCCCAGGACCTAAGTTCCAGAATCCTCTCCTTCTCACTCCGCCTCGCAGGGATATTTGCAGCCCAGGAAAACTGCTTCCAGTATCTTCAG GGGGAGCTGCTGCCCATGCTCTTTGGGGAGGTGGGCCCCCTCGGAGGAGCGGCCTGGACGGCCCCCACTGTGCGCAGCGGCTGGATCCAGGGCCTGCGCACCCTGGCACAGCATCCTAGCGCCCTGCGCTTCCTCGCCGCCTGTG gtGCAGTTGACACCATCTTCTCCCTGCAGGGAGATCCCAGCCTGTTTGTGGCCTCGGCAGCCGGGCAGCTCCTGGTGCACATTCTGGACTTGGCGATGCGGGGCCCAGCCGAGGGCCACCGCAGTCCGCAGGCTTGTGACTGGCCAGCATGTGCCCAGAAGATCGTGGGTCACATCGAAGActccctgtgctccacagccgTCCCGCAGGTCACACAGGCCCTGAGTGTCCTGACCACTGCGTTCGGGCACTGCCACGGCCTTTGGACGCAAGGCCTTTGGGTGCGGCTGAGCCCCCTCGTGGCCCGCCTGCTCGAGAAAGACCCTGTCCCAGCCTCACACTCGCTCGTGGATCTCCTCCTCAGCGTGGCCCG TTCTGCGCCGAGCTCTTACCGTGGCCTGTGGGAGACTTTGGCCCAGACACTGAGCCACTTGAGCCCCACACAGGCAGGGCCTCTGGCTTTGGGGATCCTGAAACTGCAGGACTG TCCACAGGCGCTGAGGACCCAGGCCTTTGGcatcctcctccagcccctggcctgTGTCCTGGAAACTGCTGCTCAGGCCCCTGGACTCCCAG GCTTGCTGGAGGGGGCCGCAGGCAACTCGATGACGGTGGACACGCTCCTCTCCTCCAAGTCGGCCTGTGTGGGTCTCCTGTGCTGTGCTCTGGCCCACCTGGGGCTGCTGCAGCCGCTG ccccagcgccCCTCGCCCTGGCCGCAGGCGCCCCTGCTTGGGGCTGCGGTGACAATACTGCGGCTCTGCAGTGGCTCAGCGGCCCCCACCTCCAATGTGGGCAGCCGTCTCTGTGCGATCCTGGTGGGCTGTGGCCGGGTCCAGCGAGCTGCCCTGGATTTCCTGGGGGCGCTGTCTCAGGGGACCG GCCCTCAAGAGTTGGTGACGCAGGTGTTTTCCGTCCTCCTGGAGTACCTCGTGAGCCCTGAGTCCAGCTCCATG GTTCTGAAGAAGGCCTTCCAGGCCACACTCAGGTGGCTCCTGAGCTCACCCAAGACCCCCGACTGCTGCGACCTGGACCCCCACACCCAGCTGTTCCTCAGAG AGCTGCTTCCTGTGCTACAGAAGCGCCTGTGCAGCCCCTGCTGGGAGGTAAGGGACTCAGGCCTCGAGTTCCTGACCCAAATGACCAGACACTGGGGAG GGCAGGCCAGCTTCAGACAAGCGCTCCTTGCTTCAGAGGTGCCTGAGCTCACCAAGCAGCTTCTGCGAGACCCTGAGAGTTACGTCCGCGCGAGCGCAGTGACCGCCACAGGGCAGTTGTCTAGCTGGGGGCTGTGTGCCACCCCTGCCGGCCCTGAGTGCCCAGGGGCTCAGCAG GAGAGCCTGCTCGTGGAGCTTCTGCACATCCTCTCCGCAGACTCGGAGGGCTTCCCCCGGAGGGCCGTCATGCAGGTCTTCACTGAGTGGCTGAGGGATGGCCACGCTGATGTAGCTGAAGACGCGGAGCGGTTTGTGGCTGGAGTGCTCCAGGCGGCGAGCAGGGACTTGGACTGGGAGGTGCGGGCCCAGGGCCTCGAGCTGGCACTGGTGTTCCTGGAGCAGTTGCTGGGTCAGCGCGGCTCCCACTGTCCCTATGCCGTGGCCCTGCCCGAGACAGCCCCACCTGGTGTGCTGGCCCAGGCCCTGCAGGTGCTCTGCCGTGTGCAGCTCTTTGAGTTTGCCTTCCGTGCCTTGTTTGACTGTGACCGACCTGTGGCCCAGAAGTCCTGTGATCTTCTCCTATTCCTGAGGGCCAAGGCTGCTCCCTGTGGCAGCCCGCAGGAGGCGGGGGACAGTCCCAACGTGGCCTCTGTGGAGGCCACCCTGCAGAGGTGGCAGGCAGGCGAGCAGGGTCAGCCCCTGGGGTACCTGGAGCCCGGGGCCGTCGTAGCTCTGCTGAGGTCTGTAGACCTGGAGGGCCTTCGGGACACTCTGGCTGAGAGCAGTGACCATGTGGAGAAGAGCCCCCAGTCACTCTTGCAGGACATGCTGGCTGCCGTGGGCGTCCTTGGGGAGAACGAGGCCGACTGCTACTGA
- the BRAT1 gene encoding BRCA1-associated ATM activator 1 isoform X3, producing MRGPAEGHRSPQACDWPACAQKIVGHIEDSLCSTAVPQVTQALSVLTTAFGHCHGLWTQGLWVRLSPLVARLLEKDPVPASHSLVDLLLSVARSAPSSYRGLWETLAQTLSHLSPTQAGPLALGILKLQDCPQALRTQAFGILLQPLACVLETAAQAPGLPGLLEGAAGNSMTVDTLLSSKSACVGLLCCALAHLGLLQPLPQRPSPWPQAPLLGAAVTILRLCSGSAAPTSNVGSRLCAILVGCGRVQRAALDFLGALSQGTGPQELVTQVFSVLLEYLVSPESSSMVLKKAFQATLRWLLSSPKTPDCCDLDPHTQLFLRELLPVLQKRLCSPCWEVRDSGLEFLTQMTRHWGGQASFRQALLASEVPELTKQLLRDPESYVRASAVTATGQLSSWGLCATPAGPECPGAQQESLLVELLHILSADSEGFPRRAVMQVFTEWLRDGHADVAEDAERFVAGVLQAASRDLDWEVRAQGLELALVFLEQLLGQRGSHCPYAVALPETAPPGVLAQALQVLCRVQLFEFAFRALFDCDRPVAQKSCDLLLFLRAKAAPCGSPQEAGDSPNVASVEATLQRWQAGEQGQPLGYLEPGAVVALLRSVDLEGLRDTLAESSDHVEKSPQSLLQDMLAAVGVLGENEADCY from the exons ATGCGGGGCCCAGCCGAGGGCCACCGCAGTCCGCAGGCTTGTGACTGGCCAGCATGTGCCCAGAAGATCGTGGGTCACATCGAAGActccctgtgctccacagccgTCCCGCAGGTCACACAGGCCCTGAGTGTCCTGACCACTGCGTTCGGGCACTGCCACGGCCTTTGGACGCAAGGCCTTTGGGTGCGGCTGAGCCCCCTCGTGGCCCGCCTGCTCGAGAAAGACCCTGTCCCAGCCTCACACTCGCTCGTGGATCTCCTCCTCAGCGTGGCCCG TTCTGCGCCGAGCTCTTACCGTGGCCTGTGGGAGACTTTGGCCCAGACACTGAGCCACTTGAGCCCCACACAGGCAGGGCCTCTGGCTTTGGGGATCCTGAAACTGCAGGACTG TCCACAGGCGCTGAGGACCCAGGCCTTTGGcatcctcctccagcccctggcctgTGTCCTGGAAACTGCTGCTCAGGCCCCTGGACTCCCAG GCTTGCTGGAGGGGGCCGCAGGCAACTCGATGACGGTGGACACGCTCCTCTCCTCCAAGTCGGCCTGTGTGGGTCTCCTGTGCTGTGCTCTGGCCCACCTGGGGCTGCTGCAGCCGCTG ccccagcgccCCTCGCCCTGGCCGCAGGCGCCCCTGCTTGGGGCTGCGGTGACAATACTGCGGCTCTGCAGTGGCTCAGCGGCCCCCACCTCCAATGTGGGCAGCCGTCTCTGTGCGATCCTGGTGGGCTGTGGCCGGGTCCAGCGAGCTGCCCTGGATTTCCTGGGGGCGCTGTCTCAGGGGACCG GCCCTCAAGAGTTGGTGACGCAGGTGTTTTCCGTCCTCCTGGAGTACCTCGTGAGCCCTGAGTCCAGCTCCATG GTTCTGAAGAAGGCCTTCCAGGCCACACTCAGGTGGCTCCTGAGCTCACCCAAGACCCCCGACTGCTGCGACCTGGACCCCCACACCCAGCTGTTCCTCAGAG AGCTGCTTCCTGTGCTACAGAAGCGCCTGTGCAGCCCCTGCTGGGAGGTAAGGGACTCAGGCCTCGAGTTCCTGACCCAAATGACCAGACACTGGGGAG GGCAGGCCAGCTTCAGACAAGCGCTCCTTGCTTCAGAGGTGCCTGAGCTCACCAAGCAGCTTCTGCGAGACCCTGAGAGTTACGTCCGCGCGAGCGCAGTGACCGCCACAGGGCAGTTGTCTAGCTGGGGGCTGTGTGCCACCCCTGCCGGCCCTGAGTGCCCAGGGGCTCAGCAG GAGAGCCTGCTCGTGGAGCTTCTGCACATCCTCTCCGCAGACTCGGAGGGCTTCCCCCGGAGGGCCGTCATGCAGGTCTTCACTGAGTGGCTGAGGGATGGCCACGCTGATGTAGCTGAAGACGCGGAGCGGTTTGTGGCTGGAGTGCTCCAGGCGGCGAGCAGGGACTTGGACTGGGAGGTGCGGGCCCAGGGCCTCGAGCTGGCACTGGTGTTCCTGGAGCAGTTGCTGGGTCAGCGCGGCTCCCACTGTCCCTATGCCGTGGCCCTGCCCGAGACAGCCCCACCTGGTGTGCTGGCCCAGGCCCTGCAGGTGCTCTGCCGTGTGCAGCTCTTTGAGTTTGCCTTCCGTGCCTTGTTTGACTGTGACCGACCTGTGGCCCAGAAGTCCTGTGATCTTCTCCTATTCCTGAGGGCCAAGGCTGCTCCCTGTGGCAGCCCGCAGGAGGCGGGGGACAGTCCCAACGTGGCCTCTGTGGAGGCCACCCTGCAGAGGTGGCAGGCAGGCGAGCAGGGTCAGCCCCTGGGGTACCTGGAGCCCGGGGCCGTCGTAGCTCTGCTGAGGTCTGTAGACCTGGAGGGCCTTCGGGACACTCTGGCTGAGAGCAGTGACCATGTGGAGAAGAGCCCCCAGTCACTCTTGCAGGACATGCTGGCTGCCGTGGGCGTCCTTGGGGAGAACGAGGCCGACTGCTACTGA